A single Vulcanisaeta distributa DSM 14429 DNA region contains:
- a CDS encoding ATP-binding protein — translation MSSLNSSLLKVNNKLIIGLRVKKEFNAWDMIKILDGLRITVIKDEVGFLILHTPAHVPLFTGIHRNRVMQLLNRWVDYVEPLPSGITLSIIDNASIMFSGVKGRVTPVQDSTPIIMTICKSGDDQVRYTLFLRGTTRGKTDVLSCDDKASLPQLQDNVDLTLKPSPRPGSMFMTRYYPIDVDLTRHLMVLGATGSGKTTLVKSLINSALQKNVFNKIVIFDPTGEYSLDLVGRGYVAVPGIDIAVNPLALPRHRASELLSMAIQAAALIYGENDNGGFSFIQLEVLDKALERLGDRNNLKDLYVVLNDLEQELRRNDYLNAISAVRRRLRKVMIAALMRNALSASAAQSRLLVINMAPLYFVSQVAAIIFTLTFLEVLSGILRESLVVIDEAHRILNRYMVGESIIERLIREGRHDGVTLILVTQDPLDIKRNVLDIVGHYAVFKLNGKSAVEAADLLGIGKDMVIKLKPLEFYYHSNDITVKAQIMGNPGINYLMASDVIYKRLLERVNDEDYVNAMIKRFGRSLNPVLVPQVVELGERLGYDVRTIIQLAARKDPEYYKLLSRVIIGEE, via the coding sequence ATGTCGAGCTTGAACTCGAGCTTACTGAAGGTAAATAATAAACTAATCATTGGGCTTCGCGTAAAGAAGGAGTTCAACGCATGGGACATGATAAAGATACTCGATGGTTTGAGAATTACCGTGATAAAGGATGAGGTAGGGTTCTTAATACTTCACACGCCAGCTCACGTTCCATTATTCACGGGTATACATAGGAATAGAGTGATGCAGCTGCTCAATAGGTGGGTTGATTATGTTGAGCCATTGCCATCAGGAATAACGCTGAGTATAATCGATAATGCATCGATAATGTTTTCAGGGGTTAAGGGTAGAGTAACTCCAGTCCAGGACTCAACACCAATCATAATGACAATATGCAAGTCAGGTGATGACCAGGTAAGGTATACATTATTCCTAAGAGGAACAACCCGCGGAAAAACCGACGTATTATCATGTGACGATAAGGCATCCTTACCGCAGCTTCAGGATAACGTAGATCTGACACTCAAGCCATCACCAAGGCCTGGAAGTATGTTCATGACAAGGTACTACCCAATAGACGTTGACTTAACGAGACACCTAATGGTTTTAGGCGCCACCGGCTCAGGAAAGACTACACTCGTGAAATCACTAATAAATAGTGCCCTTCAGAAGAACGTGTTTAATAAGATCGTGATCTTCGATCCAACAGGTGAGTACTCACTAGACCTGGTGGGGCGTGGTTACGTGGCCGTACCCGGCATAGACATTGCCGTTAATCCATTGGCATTACCAAGGCATAGGGCTAGTGAGTTGCTCTCAATGGCTATTCAAGCAGCTGCTCTCATATACGGTGAGAATGATAATGGCGGTTTCTCATTCATCCAACTTGAGGTCCTTGATAAAGCCCTTGAAAGACTTGGTGATAGGAATAACCTGAAGGACCTATACGTAGTGTTGAATGATCTTGAGCAGGAGTTGAGGAGGAATGATTACCTAAATGCCATTTCCGCAGTGAGGCGTAGGTTGAGGAAGGTTATGATAGCCGCGTTAATGAGGAATGCGCTAAGTGCTAGTGCTGCTCAGTCCAGGTTATTGGTCATAAACATGGCGCCCCTTTACTTCGTGTCTCAGGTCGCCGCAATCATATTTACACTAACATTTCTTGAAGTGCTCAGTGGCATTCTTAGGGAATCCCTTGTCGTCATTGATGAAGCCCATAGAATCCTCAATAGGTATATGGTTGGTGAGTCAATCATTGAGAGGTTGATTAGGGAGGGTAGGCATGATGGTGTTACGCTTATACTTGTGACACAGGATCCCCTTGACATTAAGAGGAACGTACTCGACATTGTTGGTCATTACGCAGTCTTTAAGCTGAATGGTAAGTCTGCGGTTGAGGCAGCGGACCTATTGGGTATTGGTAAAGACATGGTCATTAAATTGAAACCCCTCGAGTTTTATTACCACAGTAATGACATTACCGTTAAGGCGCAGATAATGGGTAATCCAGGGATTAATTACCTAATGGCCTCAGACGTTATTTACAAGAGGTTACTCGAGAGGGTTAATGATGAGGACTACGTTAATGCCATGATTAAGAGGTTTGGGCGTTCATTAAACCCTGTGTTGGTTCCTCAGGTGGTTGAGTTAGGTGAGAGGTTGGGTTATGACGTTAGGACCATAATCCAACTGGCGGCTAGGAAGGACCCTGAGTACTATAAGCTGCTTTCCAGGGTGATTATTGGTGAGGAATAA
- a CDS encoding amidohydrolase family protein — protein MRRLSIKSSMALVGEELQPIKDAVIDVSDGEVTGIGRVPGSNNVVDLGNTLLMPQLTNAHIHVLDYFLMGLFNKYYIDDVVGAPYGLKYYYLRRAKPESLRGGLATVFRRIRNYGVGCLLTIIEYGRVFADVVIEEAGRAGLCIVPLTEPSTFRIYVKPDDEEDVDEVFEDEVKYFVDRGFGISLISPLNYTMAELRLASRLGGSRGLPISTHVSETEDTYLDNDLDRALNTLVTGNTVFVHLTQLSDEDFSRIPTLPVVTCPRSNIEFVGKLARVGAMVRRGLRPLVGTDNVALIEPNPWDEIKVMRLLMGSELSSQTILKMVTSWAWSWGFGYVIREGEPMRGIALRIDYEGLSMDYVYDYITMRISNRDVTYIINGSSIISVS, from the coding sequence ATGCGTAGATTGAGCATTAAGTCCTCAATGGCGCTGGTGGGTGAGGAGTTACAGCCGATTAAGGATGCTGTTATTGATGTATCTGATGGTGAGGTGACCGGTATTGGACGGGTACCAGGTAGTAATAATGTTGTTGATTTAGGAAACACGTTACTAATGCCCCAATTAACCAATGCCCATATTCACGTGCTTGATTACTTCCTAATGGGCTTATTCAATAAGTATTATATCGATGATGTGGTTGGCGCGCCATACGGCCTTAAGTATTATTACCTGCGCAGAGCAAAGCCTGAGTCATTAAGGGGCGGGTTGGCTACCGTGTTTCGTAGGATTAGGAATTACGGTGTTGGTTGTTTACTAACGATTATTGAGTACGGTAGGGTATTCGCGGACGTGGTCATTGAGGAAGCTGGGAGGGCAGGTCTATGTATCGTGCCACTCACTGAGCCGAGTACGTTTAGGATCTACGTTAAGCCTGATGATGAGGAGGATGTTGATGAGGTATTTGAGGATGAGGTAAAGTACTTCGTTGATAGGGGATTCGGCATATCACTAATATCACCACTCAACTACACAATGGCTGAATTAAGGCTTGCCTCTAGGTTAGGTGGCTCACGTGGGTTGCCCATTAGTACGCACGTGTCCGAAACTGAGGATACTTACCTCGATAATGACCTAGACAGAGCATTAAATACTCTTGTGACTGGCAATACTGTGTTTGTGCACTTAACGCAGTTGAGTGATGAGGATTTTTCGAGAATACCCACATTACCTGTGGTCACTTGTCCGAGGTCAAATATTGAATTTGTTGGTAAGTTGGCGAGAGTGGGCGCCATGGTGAGGAGGGGATTGAGACCACTAGTTGGTACTGATAATGTTGCATTGATAGAGCCTAATCCCTGGGATGAGATTAAGGTTATGAGACTATTGATGGGTAGTGAATTAAGTTCACAGACGATACTTAAGATGGTCACCTCCTGGGCTTGGTCATGGGGCTTTGGCTACGTAATAAGGGAGGGAGAGCCCATGAGGGGGATTGCCCTACGTATTGATTATGAGGGATTAAGTATGGACTACGTTTATGACTATATAACGATGCGCATATCCAACAGGGACGTCACGTACATAATTAATGGATCAAGC
- the hxlB gene encoding 6-phospho-3-hexuloisomerase: MEGLDYFKSAYVEIGNFILNALNIINMKEIELFVDALINVYKSDKKVLVVGAGRSGLVGRAFAMRLMHLGFRSYVLGETITPSVGDGDLVVAISGSGTTTMVVAAAEAAKKMRARVVAITSYRDSPLANYADLVVQVPGRTKVAKMDDYFARQILGLHEPLAPLGTLFEDTTMVLLDAVIAELMHRLRKTEDEIRSRHANIEVP; the protein is encoded by the coding sequence ATGGAAGGACTGGATTATTTTAAGAGTGCGTATGTAGAGATTGGAAATTTTATTTTAAATGCCCTCAACATAATTAATATGAAGGAGATCGAGTTGTTCGTGGATGCCTTGATAAATGTCTATAAGAGTGATAAGAAGGTCCTCGTCGTTGGCGCAGGTAGGTCAGGGCTGGTGGGCAGGGCATTCGCGATGAGGTTAATGCACCTTGGTTTTAGGTCCTATGTGCTTGGTGAGACAATAACGCCCAGTGTTGGTGATGGTGACCTTGTGGTTGCGATTTCCGGTAGTGGTACGACGACCATGGTCGTGGCTGCGGCTGAGGCGGCTAAGAAGATGAGGGCTAGGGTCGTCGCAATAACGAGTTATAGAGACTCACCGCTGGCTAATTACGCCGATTTGGTGGTCCAAGTGCCTGGTAGGACTAAGGTGGCTAAAATGGATGATTACTTCGCCAGGCAGATACTCGGTCTTCACGAGCCTCTGGCGCCATTGGGGACATTATTCGAGGACACAACGATGGTTCTGCTTGACGCAGTAATTGCGGAGTTAATGCATAGGCTTAGGAAGACGGAGGATGAGATAAGGAGTAGGCATGCCAATATTGAGGTTCCCTGA
- a CDS encoding vWA domain-containing protein produces the protein MPGILANVDYEEPLTRYRIREVLIEARRRSISYIDKMKQEVLADSFYVHYRQPILKMPTENEDMETSLWRFVVSTYIRSEAYNDVSRITRLNGRLSRVMAIKLLKVYNSILSKMDRNEAFRQMVESAMDQKSASSRESRMNLEREVRSLINFYVGSMKKVSETVNKVKMLFGDSVGHEIADILLSTDIDPYRLRLISMLNSLIKLIVDTRYTVDVVEDVDAERVGTVGGVKRMTRASELRDMIPSERMLMKFAKPVFAYKLAMGNVLVRERRAIKKPKIYMLIDKSGSMFYTVNINIFEVGAISKITWATALAVILAMKGGNLAVRFFDQQVYPMLTNKNDIIKMLLSLIPLGGTDITNAVRAAVQDAVDKPSLRDYKLVVITDGEDDNVDPTVFNKAKSIFRSVKVLLIGGENSVIEENAETIKIQELTSESLSHTIKKI, from the coding sequence GTGCCTGGAATCCTGGCTAACGTCGATTATGAGGAACCACTCACTAGGTATAGAATAAGGGAGGTGCTCATTGAGGCTCGTAGGCGGTCAATAAGTTATATAGATAAGATGAAGCAGGAGGTTCTTGCGGACTCATTCTACGTACACTATAGGCAACCAATACTCAAGATGCCCACGGAGAACGAGGACATGGAAACCTCACTATGGAGATTTGTGGTCTCCACATACATAAGGAGTGAGGCCTATAATGACGTGTCCAGGATAACTAGGTTAAATGGTAGGTTGTCCAGGGTAATGGCGATTAAGTTACTCAAGGTGTATAATAGCATCCTGAGTAAGATGGATAGGAACGAAGCCTTTAGGCAAATGGTTGAGTCGGCAATGGATCAGAAGAGTGCATCCTCAAGGGAGAGTAGGATGAACCTAGAACGGGAGGTTCGCTCATTGATTAATTTCTACGTCGGAAGCATGAAGAAGGTCAGCGAGACCGTTAACAAGGTTAAGATGCTCTTTGGGGATTCCGTGGGCCATGAAATAGCGGATATACTACTGAGCACGGACATCGACCCATACAGGCTCAGGTTAATCTCAATGCTCAACTCACTGATTAAGTTGATTGTGGATACCAGGTACACTGTAGACGTTGTTGAGGACGTAGATGCTGAGCGGGTTGGCACCGTGGGTGGGGTTAAGCGTATGACGAGGGCCTCGGAGCTTAGGGATATGATACCGAGTGAGAGGATGCTCATGAAATTCGCCAAGCCAGTATTCGCGTATAAACTGGCCATGGGTAATGTACTGGTTAGGGAGAGGAGGGCCATTAAGAAGCCTAAGATATACATGCTAATTGATAAAAGTGGTTCGATGTTTTACACAGTAAACATAAACATATTTGAGGTGGGCGCCATTAGTAAGATTACCTGGGCCACGGCCCTAGCCGTGATACTGGCTATGAAGGGTGGTAACCTAGCCGTGAGATTCTTCGACCAGCAGGTATACCCAATGCTGACTAATAAGAATGATATCATAAAGATGTTGCTCTCCTTAATACCGCTGGGTGGCACGGACATAACGAATGCCGTTAGGGCTGCAGTACAGGATGCCGTGGATAAACCATCATTGAGGGATTACAAATTAGTCGTTATAACCGACGGTGAGGACGATAATGTTGACCCGACGGTATTTAATAAGGCGAAGTCCATATTCAGGTCAGTCAAGGTATTACTAATTGGTGGTGAGAATAGTGTTATCGAGGAGAATGCGGAAACGATAAAGATCCAGGAATTAACAAGCGAGAGCCTATCCCACACAATTAAGAAGATCTAG
- a CDS encoding archaemetzincin family Zn-dependent metalloprotease, with the protein MKKILVLTEVELPSDFPRQVEHYLGNLVQVEMRRTDFEGLKSQFRDVRRGQIRADVLLDYLEPRVRGYEGFDKVVLVINDDGYVEGLNFVFGVAKMSGSLALVFTKRLRGEQSLYQLRILKEVLHELGHSFGLDHCTDPRCVMYFSNTIEDTDRKGPGYCQRCMAKLRSLLR; encoded by the coding sequence ATGAAGAAGATCCTCGTGTTGACGGAGGTAGAGCTCCCAAGTGACTTCCCTAGGCAGGTTGAGCATTATCTGGGTAATTTAGTTCAGGTTGAGATGAGGAGGACGGACTTTGAGGGGTTAAAGTCACAGTTCAGGGATGTCAGGAGGGGCCAGATAAGGGCTGATGTACTCCTTGATTACCTGGAGCCCAGGGTCAGGGGTTATGAGGGTTTTGATAAGGTAGTTCTTGTGATTAACGATGACGGCTATGTGGAGGGGCTAAACTTCGTATTTGGGGTTGCGAAGATGAGCGGATCATTAGCCCTAGTATTCACAAAGAGACTACGTGGGGAGCAATCACTCTACCAACTGAGGATACTTAAGGAGGTGCTCCACGAATTGGGTCACTCCTTCGGGCTAGACCACTGCACAGACCCCAGGTGCGTCATGTACTTCAGCAACACGATAGAGGATACGGATAGGAAGGGTCCAGGGTACTGCCAAAGATGCATGGCTAAATTACGCTCATTACTTCGTTAA
- the speD gene encoding adenosylmethionine decarboxylase, whose protein sequence is MGGRERNALVYGVHVYGNLYGCNRELLKDEVYLLKTVKEAADIAGALVVSTFYYKFGVNGGISVVAIVAESHISIHTWPEHGYATVDVYTCGSHTNPMAAFEYIAKSLNAKKVEVFVSDRSYYADNNVNNNNENSGENVS, encoded by the coding sequence CTGGGGGGCAGGGAGAGGAATGCACTAGTGTATGGGGTACACGTGTATGGAAATCTATATGGTTGCAATAGGGAATTGCTTAAGGATGAGGTGTATCTACTAAAAACAGTTAAGGAGGCAGCGGATATCGCCGGTGCGTTAGTCGTATCAACCTTCTACTACAAGTTTGGAGTCAATGGCGGAATATCCGTAGTGGCTATAGTCGCTGAAAGCCACATATCAATCCATACCTGGCCCGAGCACGGGTATGCCACCGTCGATGTATACACCTGCGGTAGCCACACAAATCCAATGGCTGCCTTTGAATATATAGCTAAGAGCTTAAATGCCAAGAAGGTTGAGGTTTTCGTGTCGGATCGGTCATATTACGCCGATAATAATGTTAATAACAATAATGAGAATAGTGGTGAGAACGTGAGTTGA
- a CDS encoding ATP-binding protein, with protein sequence MRNKLVIAILVSLITYLIDHRIYLIIINTLIPIVLIKDLIGLREQVRLFINGGDPVESARIGLGSVMVNDRELVGLRILGVAYTFDSAFEEALARARAMVHLFSKYRAVILISSSGGYIIGVDKGYYHELVAELERLNVKVTRISGFELANALRMSIRRRSLARLPLLILPIPLLIMSSAYVFLAISLLYIIYSINDLSRRRFVVNVGFNNEVIHDLRAMMAMDSTMIRTEALSLMGRVSRARASILLIISSNDELRDWIKNTASRAYGKFLMLRHIRYFLSYKDFEIVLRRIQQGEDVYSLYLASTARFESSFKWGWTPSVPISKILGINHGRAWTMELNLAVLMPFSFQLINEGHGLAVIGRDINNREIHWSFSGSSPHVLIIGPTGAGKTTLAMSIAYQVKRRLGNRIKLIIIDPHGHTEVLSRLINVRTIDLSRNRITVNEPSILIESVRLSNPLFAIGTEGALLRMAGIGDEISSIDELMRRLKELSSDLILKEAYYNLYNALAPIINYYNGVNNDALLNVYDLLNGDAIFTMRSILSNELLRYLTLLIILSISKKAISECPNPPCPLRYLIIIDEAHNVLKLPNEYRVLGVDDPVERMFRELRKFGVALFILVQPPLDALNEGILGNIGTAIILSGNSQYVSHVVSNISGIDGDDATWLLSGRFRALVLRQGEPKPIKLSRLHVPKELIMEKAIG encoded by the coding sequence GTGAGGAATAAATTAGTAATTGCCATTCTCGTCTCATTAATTACCTACCTCATTGACCATAGGATTTACCTAATCATTATTAACACGTTAATACCAATCGTACTAATTAAGGACTTAATTGGGCTTAGGGAACAGGTTAGGCTATTTATTAATGGTGGTGATCCCGTAGAATCCGCGAGGATTGGTTTAGGGAGTGTCATGGTGAATGATAGGGAGTTAGTGGGTCTTAGGATTTTGGGTGTGGCTTATACGTTTGATTCCGCGTTTGAGGAGGCTTTGGCTAGGGCTCGTGCTATGGTTCACCTATTCTCTAAGTATAGGGCTGTTATTTTAATATCCTCGAGTGGAGGCTACATTATTGGCGTTGATAAGGGTTATTATCATGAATTGGTTGCGGAACTTGAACGACTCAATGTTAAGGTTACCAGGATCAGCGGTTTTGAGTTGGCTAATGCCCTTAGAATGAGTATTAGGCGCAGGTCATTAGCTAGGCTTCCACTCCTTATACTGCCTATCCCACTCCTCATTATGTCGTCGGCCTACGTATTCCTTGCGATCTCATTACTATACATCATTTATTCCATTAATGACCTCTCAAGGAGGAGGTTCGTGGTTAATGTTGGGTTTAATAATGAGGTTATTCACGACCTGAGGGCTATGATGGCCATGGATAGTACGATGATAAGGACTGAGGCGCTGAGCCTTATGGGTAGGGTTTCCCGTGCCCGTGCAAGCATTTTATTAATTATCTCGAGCAATGATGAGCTTAGGGACTGGATTAAGAACACCGCCAGTAGGGCTTATGGTAAGTTCCTAATGCTTAGGCATATTAGGTACTTCCTCAGTTATAAGGACTTTGAGATTGTATTAAGGAGGATCCAACAGGGTGAGGATGTTTACTCACTTTACCTGGCAAGCACAGCGAGGTTCGAATCATCGTTTAAGTGGGGATGGACACCATCAGTACCAATATCAAAGATTTTAGGTATTAATCACGGCCGTGCATGGACCATGGAACTAAACCTAGCAGTATTAATGCCGTTCTCATTTCAATTAATTAATGAAGGCCACGGCTTAGCAGTAATAGGTAGGGACATTAATAATAGGGAGATTCACTGGTCATTTAGCGGTTCAAGCCCCCATGTATTAATTATAGGGCCAACAGGTGCAGGCAAGACAACACTGGCCATGAGTATTGCCTACCAGGTTAAGCGTAGGTTAGGGAATAGGATTAAGTTAATAATAATTGATCCCCATGGACATACCGAGGTCCTTAGCAGGTTGATTAATGTTAGGACCATAGACTTAAGTAGAAATAGAATTACAGTGAACGAGCCATCAATACTAATTGAGTCAGTACGACTATCAAACCCGCTTTTCGCAATCGGTACCGAGGGCGCATTGCTACGTATGGCGGGTATTGGTGATGAAATTTCGAGCATTGATGAATTAATGAGAAGACTTAAGGAATTATCAAGCGATTTAATACTGAAGGAGGCGTATTATAACCTATACAATGCACTTGCACCAATAATTAATTACTACAACGGCGTAAATAATGACGCACTGCTTAATGTTTATGATCTACTTAATGGTGACGCAATCTTCACAATGAGGTCAATACTAAGCAATGAATTACTTAGGTACTTAACACTGCTCATAATACTCTCCATTAGTAAGAAGGCGATTTCCGAGTGCCCTAATCCACCGTGTCCATTAAGGTACCTCATCATCATTGATGAGGCCCATAACGTACTTAAACTACCGAATGAATACAGAGTGCTTGGTGTTGATGACCCAGTGGAGAGGATGTTTAGGGAGTTGAGGAAGTTCGGCGTTGCACTATTTATTTTGGTACAACCACCACTTGATGCCCTTAATGAGGGTATTCTGGGAAATATTGGTACTGCCATTATTCTATCGGGGAACTCACAATACGTCTCTCACGTAGTATCAAACATAAGCGGTATTGATGGTGATGATGCTACATGGTTATTGAGTGGGCGGTTCAGAGCATTGGTGTTGCGTCAGGGTGAGCCTAAGCCTATTAAGCTATCTCGACTTCACGTCCCTAAGGAGTTGATAATGGAGAAAGCAATTGGATGA
- a CDS encoding 6-pyruvoyl trahydropterin synthase family protein, which yields MVETTCLSMKFMFSGAHRVRFSDIYGNVHGHNYDVTIRLCVRGRRMLVTDIDKIRREVQGIVNTFDGKYIKSSMESAQGLMPGELVEIPCIPEGATGECVAWYFIDSVMGILSRLGINDVVEVQVIVCDSPMNCFEARSS from the coding sequence GTGGTTGAGACTACCTGCTTATCCATGAAGTTCATGTTCTCCGGAGCCCATAGGGTCAGGTTTAGTGATATTTATGGTAATGTTCACGGCCATAACTACGACGTGACAATAAGGCTCTGTGTTAGGGGTAGGAGGATGCTCGTGACTGATATTGATAAAATTAGGCGTGAGGTCCAGGGTATCGTTAATACCTTCGATGGCAAGTACATAAAGTCGAGCATGGAGAGTGCCCAGGGATTAATGCCAGGCGAGCTTGTTGAGATACCCTGTATACCGGAGGGGGCCACTGGTGAGTGTGTTGCTTGGTACTTCATTGACAGTGTGATGGGCATACTGAGTAGGTTAGGAATTAATGATGTTGTTGAGGTTCAGGTGATTGTCTGCGACTCACCAATGAATTGCTTTGAAGCTAGATCTTCTTAA
- a CDS encoding methyltransferase — MYLVDEQYEIQRTVDRRGTSSYYTSRDGLTVIRSFLQELGEEYRSDVVVMDPFAGSGVTLSAVNDLIKPRKVIAIEINEGPCELARRVLSSLYNDVEVVCGDAFKVAWGYRADIIISNPPFVRWQLVRNRYELLKLMESMGYGRLIMRGDPGLHVLSFFLIDHILRDGGYAILVMPASTFYTEQGEGVKRLLRLRYDVIGLVENKVAPSFSDGSGFKELIIFIRKRGGLLGVINNSSTKTGIYYYDGGLRRVGFVDLRRLPTFADRNWLSLFNYDRAMRLISIMEDALDRGLMRYLGRHEVVRGIEMYGPDFFFIPNKYWRIVEETRDYVVISNNGEQLELPRKYLTPCLRRPEYYEDEVLIRDPGFYVLTIGDEPEGDVLRYIRWGEGLGVPALKFGDKWYRHVWMQLKSKMPFGHVFIHDKVDLTRHKVIANYSNKPLCASKNFYVIRTNNPMIAAWYNSAIFREVLMVFGRKISESWTRFLEDDYLAIPIPSKIMNVNLRSMDDVNHAINEYLGLPNPEN; from the coding sequence ATGTACTTAGTCGATGAGCAGTACGAGATTCAGAGGACCGTGGATAGGAGGGGTACCTCATCGTACTACACTAGCCGTGATGGATTGACCGTGATTAGAAGTTTCCTTCAGGAGTTAGGTGAGGAGTATAGGAGTGATGTGGTGGTTATGGATCCATTCGCTGGTTCGGGGGTCACGCTTTCGGCGGTGAATGACCTTATTAAGCCTAGGAAGGTTATTGCCATAGAGATTAACGAGGGACCGTGTGAATTGGCCCGTAGGGTTTTGTCTTCGTTATATAATGATGTTGAGGTTGTTTGTGGTGATGCCTTTAAGGTTGCGTGGGGGTATAGGGCTGATATAATTATTTCTAACCCACCCTTCGTTAGGTGGCAATTGGTTCGAAATAGGTATGAACTATTGAAGTTGATGGAATCAATGGGTTATGGGAGACTCATTATGAGGGGGGATCCTGGTCTCCATGTTCTATCCTTCTTCCTGATAGACCACATTCTTAGGGATGGTGGTTATGCAATCCTCGTGATGCCGGCGTCCACGTTCTACACGGAGCAGGGTGAGGGTGTGAAGAGACTGTTGAGGTTGAGGTATGATGTGATTGGTCTTGTGGAGAATAAGGTGGCTCCGTCATTCAGCGATGGTAGTGGGTTTAAGGAGTTGATAATCTTCATTAGGAAGAGGGGCGGGTTGTTGGGTGTTATTAATAATTCAAGCACTAAGACCGGTATTTACTACTACGATGGGGGCTTGAGGAGGGTGGGGTTTGTGGATTTAAGGAGGTTGCCCACCTTCGCTGATAGGAATTGGTTGTCGTTGTTTAATTACGATAGGGCAATGAGGCTTATCTCCATTATGGAGGATGCCCTGGACAGAGGATTAATGCGTTATTTAGGGAGGCATGAAGTGGTTAGGGGTATTGAGATGTATGGTCCAGACTTCTTCTTCATACCAAATAAGTACTGGAGGATTGTTGAGGAGACCCGTGATTACGTGGTTATTTCCAATAACGGCGAGCAATTGGAACTGCCAAGGAAGTACTTAACCCCATGCCTTAGGAGACCTGAGTATTACGAGGATGAGGTCTTAATTCGGGATCCTGGGTTTTACGTGCTCACCATAGGTGATGAGCCAGAGGGCGATGTATTGAGGTACATTAGGTGGGGTGAGGGGTTGGGGGTACCAGCCCTAAAATTTGGCGATAAGTGGTATCGACATGTATGGATGCAGTTAAAGTCTAAGATGCCCTTTGGTCATGTGTTCATCCATGATAAGGTGGACCTTACTAGGCATAAGGTTATTGCTAATTACAGCAATAAGCCGTTGTGTGCCTCAAAGAACTTCTACGTAATAAGGACCAACAACCCAATGATTGCCGCTTGGTATAACTCAGCAATATTCAGGGAGGTATTGATGGTATTCGGTAGGAAAATATCGGAGAGTTGGACCAGGTTTCTTGAGGATGATTACTTAGCCATCCCCATTCCATCGAAAATTATGAACGTAAACTTACGGAGTATGGATGACGTTAACCACGCAATAAACGAGTACTTGGGGTTGCCTAATCCTGAGAATTGA
- the cobA gene encoding uroporphyrinogen-III C-methyltransferase, with translation MVGKVIIAGGGPGDEGLLTLRCIEALRSADVVIYDRLIPRSALNYVRQGAQLIYAGKEPGRHTMEEDEIIRIMISEAGNGKTVVRLHGGDAFLFGRGFEECVAVLSAGIPCEVIPGVTSAIAAPEAYLIPPVLRGVSSSVAIVTGTEDPRKGRSFVNFRELAKAVNTIIILMGASRIGEIARELIEGGLDPGTYVAVITRAYMENSKVVITTVDKLSSGEVGVENPSVIVVGDVVREGLKAMRIAGISFEMNV, from the coding sequence ATGGTTGGTAAGGTCATCATCGCAGGGGGAGGACCTGGTGATGAGGGATTACTAACGCTTAGGTGCATCGAGGCTTTGAGGAGCGCCGATGTGGTGATTTATGATAGGTTAATACCTAGGTCGGCCCTGAACTACGTGCGTCAGGGAGCCCAGCTAATCTATGCCGGTAAGGAGCCGGGTAGGCACACGATGGAGGAGGACGAGATAATAAGGATTATGATAAGCGAGGCAGGTAATGGCAAGACCGTGGTTAGGCTCCATGGTGGTGACGCATTCCTGTTTGGCAGGGGTTTTGAGGAGTGCGTGGCTGTGCTTAGTGCCGGCATACCCTGTGAGGTCATTCCAGGCGTAACCTCGGCTATAGCTGCGCCAGAGGCTTACCTAATACCGCCGGTACTACGTGGTGTCTCTAGCTCGGTGGCTATAGTGACCGGCACAGAGGACCCGAGGAAGGGTAGGTCATTCGTGAACTTCAGAGAATTGGCTAAGGCCGTCAACACGATCATAATACTGATGGGCGCGTCGAGGATAGGCGAGATAGCCAGGGAATTAATTGAGGGCGGTCTTGACCCAGGTACTTATGTTGCTGTAATAACGAGGGCGTATATGGAGAATAGTAAGGTCGTGATAACCACGGTGGATAAGTTATCCTCTGGGGAGGTAGGTGTGGAGAATCCCTCGGTCATCGTGGTTGGAGATGTCGTACGTGAAGGATTGAAGGCGATGAGGATTGCGGGAATAAGCTTCGAAATGAATGTTTAA